One genomic segment of Octopus sinensis linkage group LG22, ASM634580v1, whole genome shotgun sequence includes these proteins:
- the LOC115223214 gene encoding seipin-like, translating to MIVEWSRILVNWMQDTVRWIYLQLKYTISKILISITIFIALLWIALFVYGSFYYVYMPSVSHERPCNFVFDVCDNGVGVCSFPKARVDLTDESNRYVLSSGQAYKIMLVLEIPESTVNQKTGMFLVKAHFYNQSNHYIQSAAKTTMLRYRSSLLHTMSTLFYLPFLITGANEEKQILHVELFSKYTEDPYNRAVGVDFLISHRHVQLYSAVVKIYAHFTGLRYLMFNWPVSCAVAGTGIILTVLILCALFAWYNYFNSGYILQPSSHRMLLEERRRHMHARLLLEGRPTPNPHTSVPNVDTSQRAFQVSSVEMSTVSRDLSETVHRELPPSAESIGSTVTTLSLHNVSSSSTTGSADECTTATVLSNSSHDLAEENTSCFGNSDPQKIVGSSNEGDFELRQRHTTSSHPSS from the coding sequence ATGATTGTGGAATGGAGCCGGATCCTCGTTAATTGGATGCAAGACACGGTTCGATGGATATACCTGCAGCTGAAGTACACGATTTCCAAGATTCTAATTTCCATCACGATCTTCATCGCTCTCCTCTGGATAGCCCTGTTCGTCTATGGCAGCTTCTATTATGTCTACATGCCGAGTGTGTCGCACGAACGTCCATGTAACTTTGTGTTTGATGTGTGCGACAACGGCGTCGGCGTGTGTTCGTTTCCCAAGGCCCGCGTCGATCTTACAGACGAGAGCAACCGTTATGTACTCTCCTCCGGTCAGGCGTACAAAATTATGTTGGTCCTCGAAATCCCCGAATCCACAGTAAACCAGAAGACTGGTATGTTTTTGGTGAAAGCCCATTTCTACAACCAGTCCAACCACTATATACAATCGGCAGCGAAGACCACCATGCTACGGTATCGGTCTAGTCTGTTGCACACCATGTCGACTCTCTTCTATCTGCCGTTCCTCATCACCGGAGCCAACGAAGAAAAGCAAATTTTACACGTTGAACTGTTCTCCAAGTATACAGAAGACCCGTACAACCGCGCAGTGGGAGTAGATTTCTTAATATCACATCGACACGTCCAACTGTATTCGGCTGTTGTGAAGATATACGCCCATTTCACGGGTTTGCGCTATCTCATGTTCAACTGGCCTGTAAGTTGCGCAGTGGCGGGCACAGGAATCATATTGACTGTCCTGATATTGTGTGCACTCTTCGCGTGGTATAATTACTTCAACAGTGGTTACATACTGCAACCCAGCAGCCACAGGATGTTGCTTGAAGAGCGCCGACGACACATGCACGCTCGGCTTCTCCTCGAGGGCCGCCCCACACCGAATCCTCATACGTCGGTTCCGAACGTCGATACGTCTCAGCGAGCATTCCAGGTCAGTTCTGTTGAAATGTCGACAGTCAGCAGAGATTTGTCTGAGACTGTTCATCGTGAACTTCCTCCATCTGCTGAGTCTATTGGTTCTACTGTAACAACTTTGTCTCTTCATAATGTATCGTCATCGTCTACAACTGGCTCCGCCGACGAATGCACCACCGCCACCGTCCTTTCCAACTCTTCACACGATTTGGCAGAAGAAAACACTTCTTGCTTCGGCAATTCAGACCCTCAGAAAATTGTTGGTTCCTCGAACGAAGGTGATTTTGAACTTCGACAAAGACATACAACTTCGTCTCATCCTTCCAGTTGA